From Raphanus sativus cultivar WK10039 unplaced genomic scaffold, ASM80110v3 Scaffold1858, whole genome shotgun sequence, one genomic window encodes:
- the LOC130504876 gene encoding uncharacterized protein LOC130504876, whose translation MAVSFHVRSHSYPSRQHPQAAHVDEQLTRLRSSEAASSSSICQRLSNLQDLHDSLEKMICLSINNQALSQEQIEKLLDGSLKILDLCNIAKEDLSQMKEGLMEIQSILRRKRGDLSAEVKKYLATRKSLKKSFQKVVKNLKMGQNKESQESLDVFGEAKAVTVALFQSLFNFMSGSKACAKWSLVSTLMNQNKITFEEEANEFTVVDLEFQSEKSLKIEDLQILESCIQDLEDGLESLSKSLIKYRVSILNIL comes from the coding sequence ATGGCAGTCTCCTTCCATGTTCGCTCTCACAGTTACCCTTCAAGACAACACCCTCAAGCCGCTCATGTCGATGAGCAATTGACCAGGCTGAGATCTTCTGAGGCAGCTTCAAGCTCTTCTATTTGCCAAAGACTTAGCAACCTTCAAGATTTACATGATTCTCTTGAAAAGATGATTTGTCTATCTATCAACAACCAGGCTTTATCTCAGGAGCAAATTGAGAAGCTTCTTGATGGCTCCCTCAAGATCTTAGATCTGTGCAATATTGCCAAGGAAGATTTGTCGCAGATGAAAGAAGGTCTGATGGAGATCCAATCTATCCTGCGAAGAAAGCGTGGAGATCTATCCGCAGAGGTCAAAAAATATTTAGCCACAAGAAAgtctctcaagaaatcatttcaaaaagTAGTCAAGAACTTGAAAATGGGACAAAACAAAGAGAGCCAAGAGTCTTTGGATGTGTTCGGAGAAGCAAAAGCTGTAACAGTTGCTCTGTTTCAGTCTCTGTTTAACTTCATGTCCGGATCAAAGGCTTGTGCCAAATGGTCTTTGGTCTCAACACTGATGAACCAGAACAAAATTAcatttgaagaagaagcaaatgaATTCACAGTGGTGGATTTAGAGTTTCAGTCTGAGAAGTCATTGAAGATTGAGGATTTGCAGATACTAGAGTCATGTATTCAAGATCTTGAAGATGGACTTGAATCACTCTCTAAGTCCTTGATCAAATACAGAGTTTCAATTCTTAACATTCTTTAG